One Gadus morhua chromosome 13, gadMor3.0, whole genome shotgun sequence genomic window carries:
- the pck1 gene encoding phosphoenolpyruvate carboxykinase, cytosolic [GTP], whose protein sequence is MPPQLQPQGQASPKVVYGDLGDLSAAVRAFVEVNATLCQPESVHICDGSEEENQAILSQLEEQGTIKKLRKYHNCWLARTDPLDVARVESKTVIVTPDQRDTVPSPVGGGVSQLGRWMSPAEFDKAMGQRFPGCMKGRTMYVIPYSMGPVGSPLSKIGVELTDSPYVVASMRVMTRMGRAVLTALGAGEFVRCLHSVGCPLPLKKPLVNNWPCNPEQTLVAHVPDRREIVSFGSGYGGNSLLGKKCFALRIASRLAKEEGWLAEHMLILGVTNPAGQKKYMAAAFPSACGKTNLAMLCPTLPGWKVECVGDDIAWMKFDEQGNLRAINPENGFFGVAPGTSIKTNPNAMATIVKNTLFTNVAETSDGGVYWEGMDQSLAEGVTLTSWKNQPWSPSDGEPSAHPNSRFCTPADQCPIIDPQWESPEGVPIQAIIFGGRRPQGVPLVYEAFSWQHGVFVGAAMRSEATAAAEHKGKEIMHDPFAMRPFFGYNFGHYLSHWLSMAERPGAKLPKIFHVNWFRKSPSAGFLWPGFGDNIRVLDWMFRRLDGEAGAETSAVGYLPAEDSLNLEGLAEPVDLQQLFSLDQEFWRKEVEAVRSYFATQVNDDLPREVARQLDLLQERVEQM, encoded by the exons ATGCCTCCTCAGCTGCAGCCCCAGGGGCAGGCGAGCCCCAAGGTGGTGTACGGAGACCTGGGGGATCTAAGCGCCGCGGTCCGGGCCTTCGTGGAGGTTAACGCCACGCTGTGCCAGCCCGAATCGGTCCACATCTGTGACGGCTCCGAGGAGGAGAACCAGGCCATCCTGAGCCAGCTCGAGGAGCAGGGCACGATCAAGAAGCTCCGCAAATACCACAACTG ctggttAGCCCGTACAGACCCCCTTGACGTGGCCCGGGTGGAGAGTAAGACGGTGATCGTGACGCCGGACCAGAGGGACACCGTCCCCAGCCCcgtggggggcggggtcagccaGCTGGGACGCTGGATGTCCCCGGCAGAGTTTGACAAGGCCATGGGCCAGCGCTTCCCCGGCTGCATGAAAG gTCGTACCATGTACGTTATCCCCTACAGCATGGGACCGGTGGGATCCCCCCTGTCCAAGATCGGAGTGGAGCTGACCGACTCCCCCTATGTGGTGGCTAGCATGAGGGTTATGACCCGCATGGGCCGGGCCGTACTAACCGCCCTGGGAGCGGGGGAGTTCGTCCGCTGCTTGCACTCTGTGGGCTGCCCCCTGCCTCTGAAGA agcccCTGGTTAATAACTGGCCGTGTAACCCTGAGCAGACCTTGGTCGCCCACGTGCCCGACCGGCGGGAGATCGTGTCGTTCGGCAGCGGCTACGGCGGGAACTCCCTGCTGGGGAAGAAATGCTTCGCCCTGCGCATCGCCTCCCGCCTCGCCAAGGAGGAGGGCTGGCTGGCCGAGCACAtgctg ATCCTGGGCGTCACCAACCCGGCAGGCCAGAAGAAGTACATGGCGGCCGCGTTCCCCAGCGCCTGCGGGAAGACCAACCTGGCCATGCTCTGCCCCACCCTGCCCGGCTGGAAGGTGGAGTGTGTCGGGGACGACATCGCCTGGATGAAGTTTGATGAGCAAG GCAACCTACGGGCCATCAACCCTGAGAACGGCTTCTTCGGGGTCGCCCCAGGCACCTCCATCAAGACCAACCCCAACGCCATGGCAACCATCGTCAAGAACACCCTTTTCACCAACGTGGCGGAGACCAGCGACGGGGGTGTGTACTGGGAAGGCATGGACCAATCCCTGGCCGAGGGGGTGACCCTCACTTCCTGGAAGAACCAGCCCTGGAGCCCTAGCGATG gagAGCCCAGTGCTCACCCTAACTCCCGCTTCTGCACTCCGGCCGACCAGTGTCCCATCATCGACCCCCAGTGGGAGTCCCCGGAGGGCGTGCCCATCCAGGCCATCATCTTCGGAGGCCGCCGGCCCCAGG gggtTCCTCTGGTCTATGAGGCGTTCTCGTGGCAACACGGGGTGTTCGTTGGCGCTGCGATGAGGTCAGAGGCCACGGCGGCAGCAGAACACAAAG GTAAAGAGATCATGCACGACCCCTTCGCCATGCGGCCGTTCTTCGGCTACAACTTCGGCCACTACCTGTCCCACTGGCTGAGCATGGCGGAGCGTCCCGGCGCCAAGCTGCCCAAGATCTTCCACGTCAACTGGTTCCGCAAGAGCCCCAGCGCGGGCTTCCTGTGGCCCGGCTTCGGGGACAACATCCGCGTGCTGGACTGGATGTTCCGCCGGCTGGACGGGGAGGCCGGGGCCGAGACCTCCGCCGTGGGCTACCTGCCCGCCGAGGACTCCCTGAACCTGGAGGGTCTGGCCGAGCCCGTGGACCTGCAGCAGCTCTTCTCCCTGGACCAGGAGTTCTGGAGGAAAGAGGTGGAGGCGGTGAGGAGCTACTTTGCCACGCAGGTCAACGATGACCTGCCCAGGGAGGTGGCAAGGCAGCTGGACCTGCTGCAGGAGCGGGTTGAACAGatgtag